In Arachis hypogaea cultivar Tifrunner chromosome 7, arahy.Tifrunner.gnm2.J5K5, whole genome shotgun sequence, the genomic window TTCCTGTGGTGGTTTCCGTCACAGagtcaattaaaaaatttaaagactaaATTGAAACAATTGAAACTTTAAGGACTAAATTAAGGGTTAAATATAActttagagactaaattaaatatttttttgtataaataatattttttaaaataaaaatattatttatatataaaaattaatcatcatatatttatatataaatatatatataattaaatttatttttaatatatattttatattttaatatattttatacaaatgactaattttaatacacACCTAACATAACTATTCTTAAAATTCGTAACATAACAAACAGAAAGTGAGATTCTCTAAGTTACAATTAAcattcaatttttaaatcttaaaaaatgagaaagtaaaattaaaatacacattTGACGCTAAATAATGAATACGAAGAAAATCGtaaattttttcttattcatctatGGAGAAAACTTGAAACTATATTTTAAGGTCAACTATATCGATATATTTGACACTTCTTAATTATCATTTtcatataaaagtatttttatgtAAATATTTAATGAGATAAAAGTAAAAAGtccaaatataataaattaaaagatacaatatataattaataatatcacttAATTCCATTCctaaggaaattaaactaaattaattacatttaccaataaataaataaatgagagagagagagaaatgacaAGTGGAGTAGTATATGATGTGGCGACTAGAGTTAGTTGTAAAACTGATAAACTGCCTCATGCATAGTCCAAAGCATATTAAAGActtttcaataataatttttcaaataatataaacAATATTCGACCCCCTAGCTAACATATATTCCCCAATCTTACAAGTACAAAACACAACAATTTTCCATTCAACAAGaacccaaaaaacaaaaaacaaaaccttaacaagaaaaaaaaaatcatcaaaaattccaaaaatcgaATCATGGAATCTGTTGTATCCGAACTAGAAGGCACGCTTCTGAAGGACTCGGACACATTCTCATACTTCATGTTAGTAGCATTCGAAGCATCCGGTTTGTTCCGATTCGCCTTGTTGTTGATCCTATGGCCTCTGATTAGGTTAACGGACATTCTTGGCATGAAGGACACAGGTCTTAAAATAATGATCTTTGTGTCCTTAGCTGGGGTACCCAAGTCAGAGATCGAATCCGTGGCAAGGGCGGTGTTGCCAAAGTTCTACATGGATGACCTTCATATGAAGGCGTGGAGGTTGTTTAGTTCCTACGACAAAAGGGTGGTGGCAACGAAGATGCCGAGGATAATGGTGGAGAGGTTCGTGAAGGAGCATTTGCGCGCCGACGAGGTGGTTGGGACAGAGTTGTGTTTCAACAGGTTTGGTTATGCCACGGGCTCTGTTGTTGATGATAGCATATCTCAAAGGGTTGCTGACATTTTTGGCCAACAAGGTGCACCTACTTTGGGTATGGCAAGGAGTAGCCATCATTCCTTCATGCAACTTTGCAAggtaaatattcaataattaatatcaaattaaataatattggtgaaaactcaggtatAGTCCACTTcatataaagttaataactaagagCCGtgaaatgatttgactgatttgactaaattttcatctcatatctctcaactatcaacttcatgtgaaatcgactgcacctgagttttcaccaatAATATCTCAcaaaatttatgttaaaattaaaaaaagtaatgatatttaaaaaaaatataacatattgcGCATCAAATTCAGTATAATTAACTATTAGTGAGTGCTAGGAGGccaacaaattttataatttataattattaattaattattattagtatttttaatagtatgaaattatatataataatataaaattatttattttttttctaattaagtgccaacaaaattttaataaaaatcctGACTTCTTAGATTTTCTCTTAACTATCTTATACATCTGTCTTGTTAAAGATAAAATCTGACTTGATCTTATTTATTTCATCCAtactaactaaatttttttatttaatttttaaattacttttagactaattattttaatttcttcatcGGTATATCATTTTCATGATTAAAGTCATACAACATAACCGAAGTGAAAACCCTATATATGCGTGTGTGAGAATTTTTGTATGAAATACCTAAAAATTGTAGTTTTCAGACAaaagttacaaaaaaaaaaaagctcataTGATTTTGAATTTCTATAGAGAAAAATAAACATACTAAACAAGGTCAATTTTGGTGAGATTGCCATATTTCACAACATTTCGTGTATATTGTTGTTATTCAAcaacatattaattaattaaggacACAGTTATGAAAGACAAATATTGAAATAAATTTGAACCTGCCCAAAGTAAGTAATTCAAGGATCTGTTAACAAATGTGAaaataattaatactaattaaaaatactacaaataaaaaatttcaaaaaaatatataaatctgTAATTTTTTATGCATTAATAATATGTTAAAGAGTAAAgtttctatttaatttctttaatcaatatttttaaattattctttagctaaatttttaatttaactatattattataatttcaaaaatattatatatccaCACAAAAAAATAactgtgtataaatacatatttaaataaCTTATAGAGACTaacaatttttagtattttttattattatttgaccaacacaaatattaaattatcttttaataaataaattttactaatttatgtgtgtaaattctaaaaaatataaatataaattatattaattcatataaaattttgataaatataagtacaaattatatattttttatatataaaatttctgtaaatataaatattattgctGACCAATACTTATCAAAAACAATATTTATAGTTCATATAAcattttttatacatattttatttaattgatttttaatatttattttatattttaacaaaatttttataccgataattaatttaataacattttttttagatttaacaTGGTGGTTATTATAATTAAGTTATAACTTTTAATTTTCTGacataaaattgaatttaaatgcaGGAACAAATTGTTCCTCCCTTTGTAACAAGGCAGAAGCAGGAGCAGGAGCAGGAAGCGCTCCGGCCACTGCCGGTGATCTTCCACGACGGCCGTCTAGTAAAGCGGCCGACAGCATCGACCTCGCTACTTATCCTTCTATGGATGCCAATAGGCATTATACTTGCCATAATTCGCATCACCTTGGGCTTCACACTACCCTTCTGGGTGATACCCTACGTTTCAAGGCTCTTTGGAGGCAAGGTGGTAGTGAAGGGCACACCACCCCCTCCTCCGTTGAACGGCAACTCCGGCGTGCTATTCGTGTGCACTCACAGAACCCTAATGGACCCGGTGGTCCTCTCCTCCGTGCTCCACCGCCAAGTCCCCGCAGTCACCTATTCCATCTCTAGGTTAACGGAGATACTCTCTCCAATCCCAACGGTTAGGTTAACAAGAATTAGGAACGTAGATGCTGAGAAAATCAAAGAGCAATTATCAAAGGGTGATTTGGTTGTGTGTCCAGAAGGTACTACATGTCGCGAACCCTTCCTTCTAAGGTTCAGTGGGTTATTCGCTGAGTTAACTGATAGAATAGTCCCTGTGGCCATGAACTATAGGGTTGGATTCTTCCATGCAACCACTGCTAGGGGTTGGAAGGGTTTGGACCCCATTTTCTTCTTCATGAACCCTAGGCCGGTTTATGAGGTCACTTTCTTGAACCAGTTGCCGGTTGAAGCTACTTGCTCCTCAGGTAAAAGTCCTCACGATGTGGCTAACTATGTTCAAAGGCTTTTGGCTTCAACGTTAGGGTTTGAGTGTACCAACTTTACAAGGAAAGACAAGTATCGGATCTTGGCTGGGAATGATGGTATTGTTTCTTATACTTCGTTTGCTGAACGAATGAACAAGTTGGTCAGAACTTTCAAGCCATTTTTACATTGAAAATTATTGTTCTtgtagttaattaaaaatatatttattcaattGTTTTATTCTGTAGTTTATTATGTATTGACTATGGTGTGTATTGAAAACCATAATTTTGTgcgtttgttttttgttttttttttaaggttttccaTGTAATATGTTGATTGTTTTGTATATTCTTTtggttttattaattaaataaattcaacAATGATATATGTCTTCATCATAATATGTAGTAGTTATTACTTTTATTACGCACAATATAAAATAGGTAAACTTTTACGTACCCAACTCTCTCTCTAAAATAAAGAGTAAGAACAAGTTCAACAGTTTGGTCTCCAAACATTTCAAATTGACTTTTTCTGACAAAAAAGGAATCGGCCGttggaaaagagaaaagaaaaatcccTGTATACTTTTTGAGAAGAgaaaatttctttaaaaaaaagattgtGAGTGTTCAATAATAACTTAGCACGTCATaagttattataataataaataattatataaaacgatatttaattaaataattatatttaataattaaattataattaatttattaataattataataattaattatactatattataattaatataaataattatattaaattaatattaaatattatttatattattatattaaattataattaattaaatttatttatataaaaataaatttaaattttgtatattataaaataatttttaattggattatttatttttatttataaaatttaaaatgctaactAAATTTAAATTGACTATTTTGACcgttacatattatatattatatatatagataatatatattatatatagacTATGTCTATGATGGCTAAGTTAATGGTGATTATTGGTGATTATAAATTGACTAACAAATAAAGAAGTGACATTTGACAATGAAAAAAagcttattaaaattttagttacgTTCAAATCATGCTTATGACTAATTGAGAAAATGTATTTCACCTAAACACATGGATAAGATAAATTTCATGTCAGAGATAACGGAAAGTGAAAAGAGCTAACAGAGCAATGGTGGTGTGGTACAAGATGATGGAGGCGACGacagcaagaaaaagaagaaaaattgggTATTGGGTAGGGCTGCACACGGATCGAATCGGATCGAATTGGATTGGATATAGGCTAAAATTCTATCTGATCCGCACTGCTCctatcggatcggatcagatacCATATCTGCATTTTTTTAggtcggatcggatatcggatatatccatGTAATCAAAAAATTGTTTCAAGGCCCTGTTTTTTGCTGTTTTTGCAAAAGATGTccataaatatcataaaattaaaaattaaaaataaaacagcaactcagcaattaaaaattaaaaataaaacagtaactcaaaaattaaaaattaaaaataaaatatcataaaattcatgaCAACACTTGGTGAAACAACACACTAAATCATTATTTTAACATACTAAAACAGCAACTCAGCAATTCAGAacactaaatcatactaaaacagCAATCTCAGcatactaaaaacactaaaacaacaacactaaatcatactaaaacagTAATTTCAGcatactaaaaacactaaaacagcaACTCAACAAGTTCCAATTGACATATCTCTTCCAGTATTTCAATTGACACTATATCAGCAAGCATTCATTCCTGTTAAGAAATAACAAGTGAGAAAAATTAGTAAAACATGttagaataataaattattatataccaaTACAAGCACTATTGAATACCTAAGATGGTTGATGAGATTGCATTCCACTTTGAACCTCAGGATCTCCAACACtagtaactccagaaaattctattcaattcaacaatAACAAAATATGTCATGGTATGTCAATGCtctaaaataaaagacaaaaaatgaataataattaataaaatataaatgaacCAATTCATTATATACTTGAATCAACAGTGGCATCTCCTTCATCAAGGTCAACCAATATCTTAGCAGGCTTCAACCAATTTTGAGTGCAAATTAACGCCTATATAGTGGTGGGACTCAAACAACTACAATAAGGGTCAAGGACACAACCTCCCGTACTAAAAACTGACTCAGATGCTACAgtggaaacaagaatggctaatatatctCTAGCCATGCAAGAGAGAACACGATACCTCGAATTCTTTCCtctccaccacctcaatatatcaAATCCACTAAAATTTTCTGCCACTTTATCTTCCAAATACCTATCcatttcatttttcttcaacTCACTTAATTTTATCCTCTGAGTTTGCTTCCACTTGGTCATAGGATTTTCAACTGTAATACTATCATTCTCACTCATCTCTACACCAGGATTTGTAGTAGTATCCGAAAAAATACTAACATCTTGAGTGTCTTCAGGGGGTCGCGGATTCTATATGCTATATTGCTCAAATAATTTAGCAATGATATCCTTCAATTTTCTAAAGATCCTTGAAGATTTCTCACCTTAACCATATATCTCAGACAAAGTAAACTGAACATATTTCAATTTATACCGCGGATCAAGAAAAACAGCAACAAGTAATAGATAGTTCAAAGATGGTTTGTTTGCTGAAGTCAAAAGAGTAGAAGTATAAGAATGATCAGAATCATCCCAATACTTATCAAATTTAGCCTTCATCGTTGATGCCATTCCATTCAACACTAAATCATCACTCATAGTCCATTTATTCAAAGTGCATAAAATCTTACACAATACATGGAAAAAAGTATTTGAAGTGATATTCAAAGAACTAGAGAATGAAAGCGTTgcatgatataaaatttgtaaaaaacgTATAAAGATACGAGCTGTACTCCAATCTTCATCACAAGGAGGCCCCCTATCATCTTCAATGTATCTTTCAAAATGAGCATCTTCCCTAGAAAGACGAGTAAATGCCTTTTCAAATTTTTCGGCCACTTCCAACATCATATAAGTAGAATTCCACCTCGTCGGCACATCAAGAATAATCATTTGTCGACTCGTAATGTTTGCCTCATGTGCACACCTCCTAAAGGTTGCTAACTTAAACGGAGATAACTTCACAAACTTACAAGAAGTTCTAATCCTAGCAATAGATGACTGTAGATCTTTCAAACCATCACAAACAATCAAATTTAAGATATGGGCAGCACATCTCAAATGAACGAATTTCCCACCCAACATAGTACAACCATTCCATTCTCGCATGATTTTAACCAAAATATTCACAGCAATAAAGTTTGCACTAGCATTATCCACAGTTACAGTACAAAGTTTTTGAATACCCCAATCTTTTAAATATTTCTCTAAAGCTTTTCCTATGGTAACACTAGTATGATCAGCAATCAAATTAAAAGACAGGATCTTCTTATTCAATGTCCACCCATCATCAATATAATGAGTGTTACACACATATAGTTCATGTTTTGAACAGACGTCCAAGTATCAGTAGTTAAAGACACCATCTGATGATTCAACTCCAAAAGAGACTTAAGTTTGGTTTTTTTCTCTATATACAACTGCATACAATCCCTAGCAACTATCATACGACTTGAAATCTTAAATTGAGGTTGCATTTCACCACAAAAGCCCCTAAAACCAGTATTTTTCACAAACCTAAATGCAAGCTCATCAATTATCTACTGCCTTTAGTGTTGGTGGTTCCTCTAAATTAGAATTTGTGAACACaagatttttctgttttttatcaACATGATTTTCCAGATTCTTCGCACAagttctaatatatttttttaggttAGAGGTCCCATCCCTACAACTATGACATTGTAACCATTTCAAACAATGTTTACATTGAGCCTTagttttctcatcattttttttgaAGTGATCTCAAACAATAGAAGGGGGTCTATTAGACTTTTTTTTTACCTAACTGGCTAGATTGTGCTGCTGTCTCCAAAGAATGAGCATCACTTGAAGCTGGATTGGTATTTGTTTCTCCTCCCCTTGTTGATTCTTCTGGTGTAGATCCAGCGAAACTTGGTGGCGTAGGAATGCTCCCAACTTTAGACCCACTTGCATTGTTAGTAAGCGCTTGTTTATCAGCCATTCTAATTTTTCAACACAATCCTACAAATAAATAAACCATATCACTATATCAGTTTACAGACAACAAACCCTCAGTGCCATATGACTGCAATTAAATAAACCATCTTAATTTTCAAACAATTAAACCATATAAACCATATATCACTATATTAATTTACAGATCAGATTATGAAGGAATACGAGTAGCCGCTCAACAATCTATGTTGTGCATCATTGGGCAATCTATGAACTATAAATTAGGGTTCTAACTACAAGATTTTTATCATTCAAACATAGCTTCATGTAACTGGTTAGAGAACAATATATGCCTCAAAATTTAGGTAcggatttaatttttcttttgaaaatttcaacAATCTGAAAACATAATAAAGTAGAAAAAATTCAACACACAAAAATATCACAAATACGAAAAATACCTGAACAGATAAAAATTTTAGCGAAAATATGCAAAGAGCCAGAGAATGAAGAATATGATTTAGATTTTAGCAGCGAAAACAGATTAGGGTTTGAGGGATTTACAGCTTTGCATGTGCGCTATATATAGTGGGAACC contains:
- the LOC112702485 gene encoding glycerol-3-phosphate acyltransferase 5; the encoded protein is MESVVSELEGTLLKDSDTFSYFMLVAFEASGLFRFALLLILWPLIRLTDILGMKDTGLKIMIFVSLAGVPKSEIESVARAVLPKFYMDDLHMKAWRLFSSYDKRVVATKMPRIMVERFVKEHLRADEVVGTELCFNRFGYATGSVVDDSISQRVADIFGQQGAPTLGMARSSHHSFMQLCKEQIVPPFVTRQKQEQEQEALRPLPVIFHDGRLVKRPTASTSLLILLWMPIGIILAIIRITLGFTLPFWVIPYVSRLFGGKVVVKGTPPPPPLNGNSGVLFVCTHRTLMDPVVLSSVLHRQVPAVTYSISRLTEILSPIPTVRLTRIRNVDAEKIKEQLSKGDLVVCPEGTTCREPFLLRFSGLFAELTDRIVPVAMNYRVGFFHATTARGWKGLDPIFFFMNPRPVYEVTFLNQLPVEATCSSGKSPHDVANYVQRLLASTLGFECTNFTRKDKYRILAGNDGIVSYTSFAERMNKLVRTFKPFLH
- the LOC114924269 gene encoding zinc finger BED domain-containing protein RICESLEEPER 2-like — protein: MADKQALTNNASGSKVGSIPTPPSFAGSTPEESTRGGETNTNPASSDAHSLETAAQSSQLGKALEKYLKDWGIQKLCTVTVDNASANFIAVNILVKIMREWNGCTMLGGKFVHLRCAAHILNLIVCDGLKDLQSSIARIRTSCKFVKLSPFKLATFRRCAHEANITSRQMIILDVPTRWNSTYMMLEVAEKFEKAFTRLSREDAHFERYIEDDRGPPCDEDWSTARIFIRFLQILYHATLSFSSSLNITSNTFFHVLCKILCTLNKWTMSDDLVLNGMASTMKAKFDKYWDDSDHSYTSTLLTSANKPSLNYLLLVAVFLDPRYKLKYVQFTLSEIYG